A genomic region of Dreissena polymorpha isolate Duluth1 chromosome 4, UMN_Dpol_1.0, whole genome shotgun sequence contains the following coding sequences:
- the LOC127875871 gene encoding inverted formin-2-like isoform X3, with product MSSLVRRLRGRSRQNPTGKQKKKSSGLNCLCRGLPDTDDVDETGKPLEGAKKNRLNLEETVDCNKTDTMGKAESKQWLTEKIVGKYYETDGLRADPAGGNYELDKNRTINTVEICTSSENASVEGTSETKNSDIEDVKVDLNDDQVKPTVCKDVSAQVVQISELVASSKIAPECSDILGPESETANIKQKRDKLKESKQVGRAKQDDSFGESCVQEHLQVGVNHEVNGVHENNETDEEYEQAVDNVDVPIREKSPIKLKNPLVKMKSKIMDALSFQHFDTYTPKMCIDMMKQSPTLKFLAALNKKLKQHEKGWIGEFLEQDGGEALMDLVDTLGVKRVVQLSDAMLLLECVQCVKSLMNSRMGLAYLVEHGDTLSRLVRALDTNNVMVKKQVFELLSALCVYSADGYRLTMTALDSFKVAKKHRYKFSVIVHELRTAEIVPYKTTLIAFINCILVATEELEERVRLRNQFIGLNLLDILDELRGEEDDDLVIQCNVFDDEKQDDDDAFNALNPIGIDITDHSAVFNALYQKVYNTPHSNDLLTILQTLLRIDTDNQDGDVRWDCAESAIRQAIYMPLPRGPTSLPLHNGSSSGKQLEYFKTQSKEISCQTDPPTINNSSVISAATKTSFANAINELNAMNPPNILSQGGGSVPLPPPPPPPPPFSMPCGAASPPPPPPPPPPPPPPGSGAPPPPPPPPPPPPGKGIPQPPPPPGSGVPPPPPPPPGIGRGTCGGAPPPPPPLGGIQRAATFPLRSQPDPVPRISTPTPKNKMKTFNWSKIPPNSVTGEGNVWKTVGSMDDQIPVNYDTIEQLFKQDEEKAGTDSPAKQSVPTKMLLLDNKKSMSVNIFLKQFKELNPEIVAMIREGNEANIGNERLRGLQKIMPDAEDMRPILEYTGDKDQLGNAEQFYLELHALDGYRLRIDAMVLRLDFGVFVDKMKPLIAMFMKTCESLMNNDSLKVFLRYVLHTGNFINAGKYSGNAVGFRLSSLVKLMDTRANKPRVTLLHYIVNEAEKKNRDAITFVEELYPNLNNLSRYTVDNMTAEIAEINTSVTSIENKLSSSSDDVKQQFQDFIQKVKDELDKIKAGAAEIVEVSKKLAAHFCEDEASFKLEEFLSMITLFCSKVKQCQKENEQRRLQEEKLELIRKAQADEKTKPKEPRKLPSQEDDGCIIDKLLVEIRKGYSLRSRQKN from the exons ATGTCGTCTTTGGTTCGGAGGCTTCGCGGAAGATCGCGACAGAACCCAACTGGAAAGCAAAAGAAGAAATCTTCGGGGCTTAATTGTTTGTGCCGAGGGCTACCGGACACCGACGATGTGGACGAAACCGGAAAGCCTTTAGAAGGGGCAAAGAAAAATCGGTTAAATCTTGAAGAAACTGTTGATTGTAATAAAACTGACACAATGGGGAAAGCTGAATCAAAACAGTGGCTTACGGAGAAAATTGTGGGAAAGTATTATGAAACTGATGGCTTAAGAGCAGATCCTGCGGGTGGAAACTATGAACTTGACAAAAATAGAACTATAAATACAGTAGAAATATGTACGTCATCTGAGAATGCCAGTGTTGAAGGCACGTCAGAAACTAAGAATTCTGATATTGAAGATGTGAAAGTAGATTTAAATGACGACCAAGTGAAACCAACAGTTTGCAAAGACGTGTCGGCTCAGGTTGTACAGATATCTGAATTAGTTGCATCCTCTAAGATCGCACCAGAGTGCAGTGATATTCTTGGGCCTGAATCAGAAACggcaaatattaaacaaaagcgCGATAAACTTAAAGAAAGTAAACAAGTCGGCAGGGCCAAACAGGACGATTCTTTTGGTGAAAGTTGTGTCCAAGAACATCTGCAAGTTGGCGTAAACCATGAAGTCAATGGTGTACATGAAAATAATGAAACTGATGAAGAATATGAACAGGCCGTCGACAACGTTGACGTACCCATCAGAGAAAAATCACCAATCAAACTAAAAAACCCGTTGGTTAAGATGAAAAGCAAGATCATGGACGCTCTATCGTTCCAACATTTTGACACCTACACTCCCAAAATGTGCATCGACATGATGAAGCAAAGCCCAACTCTGAAGTTCTTGGCAGCGCTGAACAAGAAGTTAAAACAACATGAGAAGGGTTGGATCGGCGAGTTTCTGGAGCAGGATGGCGGGGAGGCGCTAATGGATCTTGTGGACACATTGGGAGTGAAGCGGGTGGTGCAATTATCGGACGCAATGCTGCTGTTAGAGTGCGTGCAGTGCGTCAAGTCGCTGATGAACTCCAGGATGGGGCTGGCTTATCTAGTGGAGCATGGGGACACGCTGAGTCGCCTTGTCAGAG CGCTGGACACCAACAACGTGATGGTAAAGAAGCAGGTATTCGAGCTGCTGTCGGCGCTCTGTGTCTACTCTGCCGACGGCTACCGGCTCACCATGACCGCCCTGGACAGTTTTAAG GTGGCAAAGAAGCACCGGTACAAGTTCAGCGTGATCGTCCACGAGCTCCGTACGGCGGAGATCGTTCCCTACAAGACGACGCTGATCGCCTTCATCAACTGCATCCTGGTCGCTACAGAGGAACTGGAGGAGCGCGTCAGGCTCAGGAACCAGTTCATAG GTCTGAACCTGTTGGACATCCTCGACGAGCTGCGAGGCGAGGAGGACGATGACCTCGTTATCCAGTGTAACGTGTTCGACGACGAGAAACAGGACGACGACGACGCTTTTAACGCGCTCAATCCCATCGGCATCGACATCACCGACCACAGTGCCGTCTTCAATGCACTCTATCAAAAG GTGTACAACACGCCGCACTCGAACGATCTGCTCACCATCCTGCAGACGCTGCTGCGAATAGACACAGACAACCAAGATGG GGATGTGCGATGGGATTGTGCGGAATCGGCTATACGCCAGGCGATATACATGCCCCTACCCCGGGGGCCGACCTCCCTACCCCTCCATAACGGGAGCAGTAGCGGGAAACAGCTAGAATACTTTAAAACGCAGAGTAAAGAAATCAGTTGTCAGACGGATCCGCCGACAATTAATAACTCTTCTGTGATAAGTGCAGCCACAAAGACGTCATTTGCAAACGCAATAAATGAATTAAATGCGATGAACCCTCCAAATATTCTGTCTCAAGGGGGTGGCTCTGTGCCTCTTCCCCCTCCTCCACCGCCTCCTCCACCCTTTTCCATGCCTTGCGGGGCAGCctctcctcctccaccaccaccgccaccaccgccgccaccgccTCCAGGAAGTGGAGCTCccccgccaccaccaccaccgcctcCTCCTCCACCAGGAAAGGGGATCCCGCAACCGCCGCCGCCGCCAGGATCGGGAGTCCCGCCTCCTCCCCCACCACCTCCTGGGATTGGAAGGGGCACATGTGGCGGGGCACCGCCCCCACCACCGCCGTTAGGGGGAATACAAAGAGCAGCAACGTTCCCACTTAGATCTCAACCAGACCCCGTGCCGAGGATTAGCACCCCGACTCCGAAGAACAAAATGAAGACATTCAACTGGTCGAAGATCCCACCAAACTCAGTAACAG GCGAAGGGAATGTGTGGAAGACTGTTGGCTCTATGGACGACCAGATCCCCGTCAACTACGACACAATCGAACAGCTGTTCAAGCAGGACGAGGAGAAGGCGGGGACAGATAGTCCGGCCAAACAGAGCGTACCCACAAAG ATGCTCCTATTGGACAACAAGAAGAGCATGTCTGTGAACATCTTCTTGAAGCAGTTCAAGGAGCTCAACCCGGAAATCGTGGCCATGATACGCGAGGGCAACGAGGCCAACATCGGCAACGAGAGGCTACGGGGACTCCAGAAGATCATGCCGGATGCAGAGGAT ATGAGACCCATATTAGAGTACACCGGTGACAAGGACCAACTGGGGAATGCTGAACAGTTCTATCTAGAGTTGCACGCCCTTGATGGATACCGTCTAAGAATAGACGCCATGGTGCTACGGCTCGACTTCGGGGTCTTTGTCGATAAAATGAAACCGCTCATTGCAATGTTCATGAAAACATGCGAATCTCTGATGAACAATGATTCCCTGAAAGTTTTCCTTCGATATGTTCTACACACTGGAAACTTCATCAATGCT GGCAAGTACTCTGGCAACGCCGTGGGTTTCCGGTTGAGCTCCCTTGTGAAGCTGATGGATACTCGCGCCAACAAGCCCCGCGTTACTCTGCTGCATTACATCGTTAACGAGGCGGAGAAGAAGAACAGAGACGCCATAACCTTCGTGGAAGAGCTGTATCCAAACCTGAACAACCTGAGCAG gTATACAGTGGATAACATGACGGCGGAGATAGCCGAGATCAACACCTCTGTGACGTCAATCGAGAACAAGCTGTCGTCGTCATCAGATGACGTCAAACAACAGTTTCAGGATTTCATACAG AAGGTCAAAGATGAGCTAGACAAGATCAAGGCTGGCGCGGCCGAGATAGTCGAG
- the LOC127875871 gene encoding inverted formin-2-like isoform X1, which yields MSSLVRRLRGRSRQNPTGKQKKKSSGLNCLCRGLPDTDDVDETGKPLEGAKKNRLNLEETVDCNKTDTMGKAESKQWLTEKIVGKYYETDGLRADPAGGNYELDKNRTINTVEICTSSENASVEGTSETKNSDIEDVKVDLNDDQVKPTVCKDVSAQVVQISELVASSKIAPECSDILGPESETANIKQKRDKLKESKQVGRAKQDDSFGESCVQEHLQVGVNHEVNGVHENNETDEEYEQAVDNVDVPIREKSPIKLKNPLVKMKSKIMDALSFQHFDTYTPKMCIDMMKQSPTLKFLAALNKKLKQHEKGWIGEFLEQDGGEALMDLVDTLGVKRVVQLSDAMLLLECVQCVKSLMNSRMGLAYLVEHGDTLSRLVRALDTNNVMVKKQVFELLSALCVYSADGYRLTMTALDSFKVAKKHRYKFSVIVHELRTAEIVPYKTTLIAFINCILVATEELEERVRLRNQFIGLNLLDILDELRGEEDDDLVIQCNVFDDEKQDDDDAFNALNPIGIDITDHSAVFNALYQKVYNTPHSNDLLTILQTLLRIDTDNQDGDVRWDCAESAIRQAIYMPLPRGPTSLPLHNGSSSGKQLEYFKTQSKEISCQTDPPTINNSSVISAATKTSFANAINELNAMNPPNILSQGGGSVPLPPPPPPPPPFSMPCGAASPPPPPPPPPPPPPPGSGAPPPPPPPPPPPPGKGIPQPPPPPGSGVPPPPPPPPGIGRGTCGGAPPPPPPLGGIQRAATFPLRSQPDPVPRISTPTPKNKMKTFNWSKIPPNSVTGEGNVWKTVGSMDDQIPVNYDTIEQLFKQDEEKAGTDSPAKQSVPTKMLLLDNKKSMSVNIFLKQFKELNPEIVAMIREGNEANIGNERLRGLQKIMPDAEDMRPILEYTGDKDQLGNAEQFYLELHALDGYRLRIDAMVLRLDFGVFVDKMKPLIAMFMKTCESLMNNDSLKVFLRYVLHTGNFINAGKYSGNAVGFRLSSLVKLMDTRANKPRVTLLHYIVNEAEKKNRDAITFVEELYPNLNNLSRYTVDNMTAEIAEINTSVTSIENKLSSSSDDVKQQFQDFIQKVKDELDKIKAGAAEIVEVSKKLAAHFCEDEASFKLEEFLSMITLFCSKVKQCQKENEQRRVQEEKAERLRKAQTEEKKKPKEPRKIPSQEEDGCIIDNLLSEIRKGYSLRKSPKKQSESVC from the exons ATGTCGTCTTTGGTTCGGAGGCTTCGCGGAAGATCGCGACAGAACCCAACTGGAAAGCAAAAGAAGAAATCTTCGGGGCTTAATTGTTTGTGCCGAGGGCTACCGGACACCGACGATGTGGACGAAACCGGAAAGCCTTTAGAAGGGGCAAAGAAAAATCGGTTAAATCTTGAAGAAACTGTTGATTGTAATAAAACTGACACAATGGGGAAAGCTGAATCAAAACAGTGGCTTACGGAGAAAATTGTGGGAAAGTATTATGAAACTGATGGCTTAAGAGCAGATCCTGCGGGTGGAAACTATGAACTTGACAAAAATAGAACTATAAATACAGTAGAAATATGTACGTCATCTGAGAATGCCAGTGTTGAAGGCACGTCAGAAACTAAGAATTCTGATATTGAAGATGTGAAAGTAGATTTAAATGACGACCAAGTGAAACCAACAGTTTGCAAAGACGTGTCGGCTCAGGTTGTACAGATATCTGAATTAGTTGCATCCTCTAAGATCGCACCAGAGTGCAGTGATATTCTTGGGCCTGAATCAGAAACggcaaatattaaacaaaagcgCGATAAACTTAAAGAAAGTAAACAAGTCGGCAGGGCCAAACAGGACGATTCTTTTGGTGAAAGTTGTGTCCAAGAACATCTGCAAGTTGGCGTAAACCATGAAGTCAATGGTGTACATGAAAATAATGAAACTGATGAAGAATATGAACAGGCCGTCGACAACGTTGACGTACCCATCAGAGAAAAATCACCAATCAAACTAAAAAACCCGTTGGTTAAGATGAAAAGCAAGATCATGGACGCTCTATCGTTCCAACATTTTGACACCTACACTCCCAAAATGTGCATCGACATGATGAAGCAAAGCCCAACTCTGAAGTTCTTGGCAGCGCTGAACAAGAAGTTAAAACAACATGAGAAGGGTTGGATCGGCGAGTTTCTGGAGCAGGATGGCGGGGAGGCGCTAATGGATCTTGTGGACACATTGGGAGTGAAGCGGGTGGTGCAATTATCGGACGCAATGCTGCTGTTAGAGTGCGTGCAGTGCGTCAAGTCGCTGATGAACTCCAGGATGGGGCTGGCTTATCTAGTGGAGCATGGGGACACGCTGAGTCGCCTTGTCAGAG CGCTGGACACCAACAACGTGATGGTAAAGAAGCAGGTATTCGAGCTGCTGTCGGCGCTCTGTGTCTACTCTGCCGACGGCTACCGGCTCACCATGACCGCCCTGGACAGTTTTAAG GTGGCAAAGAAGCACCGGTACAAGTTCAGCGTGATCGTCCACGAGCTCCGTACGGCGGAGATCGTTCCCTACAAGACGACGCTGATCGCCTTCATCAACTGCATCCTGGTCGCTACAGAGGAACTGGAGGAGCGCGTCAGGCTCAGGAACCAGTTCATAG GTCTGAACCTGTTGGACATCCTCGACGAGCTGCGAGGCGAGGAGGACGATGACCTCGTTATCCAGTGTAACGTGTTCGACGACGAGAAACAGGACGACGACGACGCTTTTAACGCGCTCAATCCCATCGGCATCGACATCACCGACCACAGTGCCGTCTTCAATGCACTCTATCAAAAG GTGTACAACACGCCGCACTCGAACGATCTGCTCACCATCCTGCAGACGCTGCTGCGAATAGACACAGACAACCAAGATGG GGATGTGCGATGGGATTGTGCGGAATCGGCTATACGCCAGGCGATATACATGCCCCTACCCCGGGGGCCGACCTCCCTACCCCTCCATAACGGGAGCAGTAGCGGGAAACAGCTAGAATACTTTAAAACGCAGAGTAAAGAAATCAGTTGTCAGACGGATCCGCCGACAATTAATAACTCTTCTGTGATAAGTGCAGCCACAAAGACGTCATTTGCAAACGCAATAAATGAATTAAATGCGATGAACCCTCCAAATATTCTGTCTCAAGGGGGTGGCTCTGTGCCTCTTCCCCCTCCTCCACCGCCTCCTCCACCCTTTTCCATGCCTTGCGGGGCAGCctctcctcctccaccaccaccgccaccaccgccgccaccgccTCCAGGAAGTGGAGCTCccccgccaccaccaccaccgcctcCTCCTCCACCAGGAAAGGGGATCCCGCAACCGCCGCCGCCGCCAGGATCGGGAGTCCCGCCTCCTCCCCCACCACCTCCTGGGATTGGAAGGGGCACATGTGGCGGGGCACCGCCCCCACCACCGCCGTTAGGGGGAATACAAAGAGCAGCAACGTTCCCACTTAGATCTCAACCAGACCCCGTGCCGAGGATTAGCACCCCGACTCCGAAGAACAAAATGAAGACATTCAACTGGTCGAAGATCCCACCAAACTCAGTAACAG GCGAAGGGAATGTGTGGAAGACTGTTGGCTCTATGGACGACCAGATCCCCGTCAACTACGACACAATCGAACAGCTGTTCAAGCAGGACGAGGAGAAGGCGGGGACAGATAGTCCGGCCAAACAGAGCGTACCCACAAAG ATGCTCCTATTGGACAACAAGAAGAGCATGTCTGTGAACATCTTCTTGAAGCAGTTCAAGGAGCTCAACCCGGAAATCGTGGCCATGATACGCGAGGGCAACGAGGCCAACATCGGCAACGAGAGGCTACGGGGACTCCAGAAGATCATGCCGGATGCAGAGGAT ATGAGACCCATATTAGAGTACACCGGTGACAAGGACCAACTGGGGAATGCTGAACAGTTCTATCTAGAGTTGCACGCCCTTGATGGATACCGTCTAAGAATAGACGCCATGGTGCTACGGCTCGACTTCGGGGTCTTTGTCGATAAAATGAAACCGCTCATTGCAATGTTCATGAAAACATGCGAATCTCTGATGAACAATGATTCCCTGAAAGTTTTCCTTCGATATGTTCTACACACTGGAAACTTCATCAATGCT GGCAAGTACTCTGGCAACGCCGTGGGTTTCCGGTTGAGCTCCCTTGTGAAGCTGATGGATACTCGCGCCAACAAGCCCCGCGTTACTCTGCTGCATTACATCGTTAACGAGGCGGAGAAGAAGAACAGAGACGCCATAACCTTCGTGGAAGAGCTGTATCCAAACCTGAACAACCTGAGCAG gTATACAGTGGATAACATGACGGCGGAGATAGCCGAGATCAACACCTCTGTGACGTCAATCGAGAACAAGCTGTCGTCGTCATCAGATGACGTCAAACAACAGTTTCAGGATTTCATACAG AAGGTCAAAGATGAGCTAGACAAGATCAAGGCTGGCGCGGCCGAGATAGTCGAGGTCTCCAAGAAACTGGCGGCTCATTTCTGCGAAGACGAGGCGTCCTTCAAATTAGAAGAATTCCTCAGCATGATAACCTTGTTCTGCTCCAAGGTCAAGCAATGTCAAAAG